The Mycteria americana isolate JAX WOST 10 ecotype Jacksonville Zoo and Gardens chromosome 25, USCA_MyAme_1.0, whole genome shotgun sequence genome includes a window with the following:
- the SLC27A3 gene encoding long-chain fatty acid transport protein 3 — protein MALAAALAAVAALALLQRLLRPHLWADLAFAARAARCRRRAAAGGGGSLAARFLRAAREAPARPFLRAAGGAEPYGRAARRVARVANALRRRPLGGGDGGELGPGVTVGLLVGNEPRFVWGWLGLAALGARPAFLGTALRPAALRHCLRACGARALLVADDLFAAVEPILPSLREDGIVVWVLGSGPYPPGVVALQELLDAASEELEPEDVWQPEDMNDTCLYIFTSGTTGLPKAARVSHLKSIMCLSFYELVGASSRDVVYLALPLYHMAGSLLGIVGCIGIGATCVLKEKFSASQFWDDCRAEGVTVFQYIGELCRYLVNQPQRPGEREHGLRLAVGSGLRPDVWRSFLQRFGAIRIVETYGMTEGNVTLFNYTGTPGAVGRSSFIYKLFSPFEIVRYDVTEGAPVRDAAGRCIRVGTGETGLLIAPVTPRTPFLGYAGSRELSEQKLLRGVFAEGDTYFSTGDLMEQDAAQFVRFRDRTGDTYRWKGENVATTEVAEALVAHESLQEATVYGVTVPGHEGRAGMAALVLRPGCRLDGPALYRHVEQLLPPYARPRFLRLQERLAMTETFKQQKVRLAQEGFDPAHVPDPLFLLDETTKAYVPLSPALCEGVLDGRLRI, from the exons atggcgctggcggcggcgctggcggcggtggcggcgctgGCGCTGCTGCAGCGGCTGCTGCGGCCGCACCTCTGGGCCGACCTGGCCTtcgcggcgcgggcggcgcggtgccggcggcgggcggcggcgggcgggggcggcagcTTGGCCGCCCGGTTCCTGCGGGCGGCGCGGGAGGCGCCGGCCCGGCCCTTcctgcgggcggcggggggcgcggagccctacgggcgggcggcgcggcgggtggCGCGGGTGGCCAacgcgctgcggcggcggcccctgggcggcggggacgggggggagcTGGGTCCCGGCGTGACCGTGGGGCTGCTGGTGGGCAACGAGCCGCGCTTcgtgtggggctggctggggctggcggcgctgggggcCCGGCCCGCCTTCCTGGGCACGGCGctgcgccccgccgccctccggcACTGCCTGCGCGCCTGCGGGGCGCGGGCGCTGCTGGTGGCGGACG acctgTTTGCGGCGGTGGAGCCCATCCTGCCCAGCCTGCGGGAGGATGGCATCGTGGTGTGGGTGCTGGGCTCGGGGCCGTACCCCCCCGGCGTCGTggccctgcaggagctgctggatgcGGCCTCCGAGGAGCTGGAGCCCGAGGACGTCTGGCAGCCCGAGGACATGAACGACACCTGCCTCTACATCTTCACCTCCGGCACCACCG GTCTCCCTAAAGCCGCCCGCGTCTCCCACCTCAAGTCCATCATGTGCCTGAGCTTCTACGAGCTGGTGGGAGCCTCCAGCCGGGACGTGGTGTACCTGGCGCTGCCCCTCTACCACATGGCCGGGTCCCTCCTGGGCATCGTCGGCTGCATCGGCATcg GGGCCACTTGTGTGCTGAAGGAGAAGTTCTCAGCCAGCCAGTTTTGGGACGACTGTCGCGCCGAGGGCGTCACCGTCTTCCAGTACATCGGGGAGCTCTGCCGCTACCTCGTCAACCAGCCCCAG cgccccggggagcgggagcaCGGGCTGCGGCTGGCAGTGGGCAGCGGGCTGCGCCCCGACGTCTGGCGGAGCTTCCTGCAGCGCTTTGGGGCCATCCGCATCGTGGAGACCTACGGGATGACCGAGGGCAACGTCACCCTCTTCAACTACACGGGGACGCCGGGGGCCGTGGGGCGCAGCAGCTTCATCTACAAG ctcttcTCGCCCTTTGAGATTGTGCGCTACGACGTGACGGAGGGAGCCCCAGTGCGGGACGCGGCCGGGCGCTGCATCCGCGTGGGGACGG GTGAGACGGGGCTGCTGATCGCCCCAGTGACCCCCCGGACCCCCTTCCTGGGCTACGCCGGCAGCCGGGAGCTGTCGGAGCAGAAGCTGCTGCGGGGGGTCTTCGCTGAGGGTGACACCTACTTCAGCACCGGTGACCTGATGGAGCAGGATGCGGCCCAGTTCGTCCGCTTCCGCGACCGCACCGGGGACACCTACAG GTGGAAAGGCGAGAACGTGGCCACCACAGAGGTGGCCGAAGCCTTGGTGGCCCACGAGTCCCTGCAAGAAGCCACGGTCTACGGCGTCACCGTGCCAG GCCACGAGGGTCGTGCTGGGATGGCAGCGCTGGTGCTGCGTCCCGGCTGCCGGCTGGACGGTCCCGCTCTCTACCGGCACGTGGAGCAGCTCCTGCCGCCCTACGCCCGGCCCCGCTTCCTCCGGCTGCAG GAGCGCCTGGCGATGACGGAGACCTTCAAGCAGCAGAAGGTGCGGCTGGCGCAGGAGGGCTTCGATCCGGCTCACGTCCCCGACCCCCTCTTCCTGCTGGATGAGACCACCAAAGCCTACGTCCCCCTCAGCCCTGCGCTCTGCGAGGGCGTCCTGGACGGGCGCCTCCGCATTTAG